A stretch of the Uranotaenia lowii strain MFRU-FL chromosome 3, ASM2978415v1, whole genome shotgun sequence genome encodes the following:
- the LOC129755065 gene encoding alpha-tocopherol transfer protein-like isoform X1: MAPTIHKEENFSTTNLKWKMTLVQPSGDLSAKIKEELREPANPADIDRDIGIIREWLKTQPHLPKDMDDARLRTFLRGCKFSMERVKAKLDMYYTMRNAVPEFFTDRDVNRPEMGEVLNVVHMPPLPGLTPSGCRVVMLRGIDKEIGTPNVIESMKLTLMIGDVRLAEEAVGVAGDVYIMDASVASPTHFAKFTPTLVKKFLICVQEAYPVKLKEVHVINVSPIVDTIVNFVKPFLKEKIRERIHIHSSMEDLYKYVPKEMLPSEYGGNAGSIKDLNEQWRCKLGEYTAWFKEQEASKANETLRPGAPKTVDELFGMDGTFRQLTID; the protein is encoded by the exons ATGACTCTCGTTCAACCATCCGGAGACCTGAGCGCCAAGATCAAGGAGGAGCTGCGGGAGCCAGCAAACCCAGCCGACATCGACCGCGATATCGGAATCATCCGCGAATGGCTCAAGACCCAGCCCCATCTGCCCAAGGATATGGACGATGCCCGGCTCCGTACCTTCCTGCGAGGCTGCAAGTTCAGCATGGAGCGCGTCAAGGCCAAGCTGGACATGTACTACACCATGCGTAATGCCGTGCCGGAGTTCTTCACCGACCGCGATGTCAACCGCCCTGAGATGGGCGAAGTCCTGAATGTGGT TCACATGCCACCACTACCAGGTCTGACTCCTTCCGGTTGCCGTGTTGTGATGCTGCGTGGTATCGATAAGGAAATCGGTACCCCCAACGTCATTGAATCCATGAAGCTGACTCTCATGATTGGAGACGTCCGTCTGGCCGAGGAAGCCGTCGGTGTGGCCGGTGATGTCTACATCATGGATGCCAGTGTGGCCAGCCCTACGCACTTTGCCAAATTCACCCCCACCCTGGTCAAGAAGTTCCTCATCTGTGTCCAGGAGGCCTACCCAGTTAAACTGAAGGAAGTCCACGTGATCAACGTTTCGCCGATCGTCGACACCATCGTCAACTTCGTCAAGCCCTTCCTGAAGGAGAAGATCCGCGAACGTATCCACATCCACAGCAGCATGGAGGATCTGTACAAGTACGTGCCAAAAGAGATGCTGCCCTCCGAATATGGTGGCAATGCTGGATCGATCAAGGACCTGAACGAGCAATGGCGCTGCAAGCTGGGCGAGTACACTGCCTGGTTCAAGGAACAGGAAGCTAGCAAGGCTAACGAAACTCTACGCCCAGGCGCTCCCAAGACTGTCGATGAGCTGTTCGGCATGGATGGCACTTTCAGACAGCTGACCATCGATTAA
- the LOC129755065 gene encoding alpha-tocopherol transfer protein-like isoform X2 — protein sequence MTLVQPSGDLSAKIKEELREPANPADIDRDIGIIREWLKTQPHLPKDMDDARLRTFLRGCKFSMERVKAKLDMYYTMRNAVPEFFTDRDVNRPEMGEVLNVVHMPPLPGLTPSGCRVVMLRGIDKEIGTPNVIESMKLTLMIGDVRLAEEAVGVAGDVYIMDASVASPTHFAKFTPTLVKKFLICVQEAYPVKLKEVHVINVSPIVDTIVNFVKPFLKEKIRERIHIHSSMEDLYKYVPKEMLPSEYGGNAGSIKDLNEQWRCKLGEYTAWFKEQEASKANETLRPGAPKTVDELFGMDGTFRQLTID from the exons ATGACTCTCGTTCAACCATCCGGAGACCTGAGCGCCAAGATCAAGGAGGAGCTGCGGGAGCCAGCAAACCCAGCCGACATCGACCGCGATATCGGAATCATCCGCGAATGGCTCAAGACCCAGCCCCATCTGCCCAAGGATATGGACGATGCCCGGCTCCGTACCTTCCTGCGAGGCTGCAAGTTCAGCATGGAGCGCGTCAAGGCCAAGCTGGACATGTACTACACCATGCGTAATGCCGTGCCGGAGTTCTTCACCGACCGCGATGTCAACCGCCCTGAGATGGGCGAAGTCCTGAATGTGGT TCACATGCCACCACTACCAGGTCTGACTCCTTCCGGTTGCCGTGTTGTGATGCTGCGTGGTATCGATAAGGAAATCGGTACCCCCAACGTCATTGAATCCATGAAGCTGACTCTCATGATTGGAGACGTCCGTCTGGCCGAGGAAGCCGTCGGTGTGGCCGGTGATGTCTACATCATGGATGCCAGTGTGGCCAGCCCTACGCACTTTGCCAAATTCACCCCCACCCTGGTCAAGAAGTTCCTCATCTGTGTCCAGGAGGCCTACCCAGTTAAACTGAAGGAAGTCCACGTGATCAACGTTTCGCCGATCGTCGACACCATCGTCAACTTCGTCAAGCCCTTCCTGAAGGAGAAGATCCGCGAACGTATCCACATCCACAGCAGCATGGAGGATCTGTACAAGTACGTGCCAAAAGAGATGCTGCCCTCCGAATATGGTGGCAATGCTGGATCGATCAAGGACCTGAACGAGCAATGGCGCTGCAAGCTGGGCGAGTACACTGCCTGGTTCAAGGAACAGGAAGCTAGCAAGGCTAACGAAACTCTACGCCCAGGCGCTCCCAAGACTGTCGATGAGCTGTTCGGCATGGATGGCACTTTCAGACAGCTGACCATCGATTAA